In the Paenibacillus sp. FSL R7-0337 genome, CTCAATTTTTAGATAAAAACAAATTCAAAACTACAGCAGATCTGGATCACTTTTATCCAAAATCTCAATTCACACTGTTCTCATTATCCATATTTAATTTTGTTCCTTCTTGTCAAATATGCAACTCCAGATTCAAATTGGATAAGGGCATCAAAATTCTTAATCCTCATACTGCTGGTTTTGATCAAGATACTTATTTTCAGATCCTGCTTGGGCCAAATACGAAGATTGATTCATTATTGGGGGAGGATACTGATTTTGAACTGGAATTGGTTACTTCCATAACGGGGCTGGAATCCATCCCTATACATAACAACATTGAATTATTTAATCTAAATAAGGTCTATCAGAGCCATAAAGATTATGTACGGGAATTATTGTACAAGAAGAATGCCTATAGTGAAGCATACAAGGCAGATCTGAAGGAACTTCTAAGCAGTCTTAATCTGAGTGATAAGGAACTAAATCTATTTCAATATGGCTTCACATTGGAGCCGCACGAATTTGGAAAGAGGCCTTTATCCAAACTAGCATATGACATCATTCATCGAAACTGTTAGAACCTCACATCTTAATACAATCTTAATGCCACAGCCGAATCCGTAATACTATGCTCATTATGCACATGCTATACTAACGCTAAAGTGTACAATGGCTGCTCTATAGATGGGCTTAGAGGGAAGGAAACCTTCAGATGATAGGGGAAAATACAGCGAAGAAGCAGCGCGGCAGGCTGAGGATATTCTTCAGTTATGTACCGGGAGCAGGGAAGACCCGGGCGATGCTGGAGGCTGCCCGTGCGGAGCAGAAGAACGGCCAACAGGTGCTGGCGGGCTATATGGTAGCCCATGACACAGCAGATATTGCGGAGCTTATTAATGGACTGGAGCTGTTGCCGCCGCTGGACATTCCTGTAAACGGGACCACCCTGCGGGAATTCGATCTTGACCAGGCGATCGGCAGGAGGCCGGACCTGATTGTGCTGGATGAGTTGGCCCACATCAATGCTCCGGAAGTACGCCACAAGCGGCGGTATCAGGATGTGGAGGAGCTGTTGCGCGCGGGAATAGATGTCTATACTTCAGTTAGCATAGAGCAGCTGGAAAGCATGACCGATGTTGTAGCATCTATGACCGGAATGCCTGTAACAGCGCGCATTCCCGACAGTGTGTTCGATCGTGCCGACCAGGTCGAGTTCATTGATATCAGTCCGGACATTTGGCTGAAGCGTCTGCATGAGGGGCTAATCTTTTCCACGGAACTACTCCGGCAGGAGGCGGGGGATCTGTACACTCCCCAGAAGCTGAGCGCTTTGCGGGAAATGGCTCTAAGGTACAGGGCTGATCAATTCAAACGTTTTGAGGGCAGGTTAGGAGAACGGGCAGTGGAAGCCAGCTTGTACAGCAGAGAACATATTCTGGTCTGCCTGTCATCGGCAATATCCAATAAGAAGGTCATCCGCACAGCGGCGAGAATGGCCGAAGCCCTTCAGGGGGAATTCACTGCTCTCTACGTGGAGACCTCTCGAACGAAAGAGTTAACGGCAAGGAACAAGTCGGAGCTGCGGGAGAATCTGCGGCTGGCCGAACAGCTTGGTGCGCAGGTTGCCACTGTGTACGGGGAGGATGTGCCGGGACAGATTGCCGAATATGCCAAAACCAGCAGGGTCTCCAAAATCATCCTGGGCCGGTCGCAGAATCGCAGCCATTGGCCGGCCGCTTCCAATTTCATAGACAAACTGACGGCTGCTGCCCCGAATATCGACATGTATATCATCCCGGATCAAGAGTCTGCCTTGCAATCCAAAATTCCGCAATATGCCAGACCTCCGCTTCTCTCCCTCGCTGATACGGGCAAAACCCTGGGGATTCTGCTGGTCTGCACGATCATCGGGTTATGGTTCAAGGTTCTTGGCTTCAGTGAAGCGAACATTATCACAGTCTATATTCTGGGTGTTCTGCTCGATGCGATGGTTACAAAAGGACGGCTGTACAGCGCGGTGACGTCGATTTTGAGCGTGCTGGTCTTTAACTATTTTTTCACCGAACCTTATTTCTCGCTTCAGGCCTATGATTCCGGGTATCCGGTGACCTTCCTCGTGATGCTGGCCGCCTCGTTCATCACCAGTACGTTGACGCTGCGGGTGAAGGAGCAGGCCAGAGAATCGGCGCAAAAAGCGTACCGCACCGAGGTGCTCCTGGAGACCAGCCGGAAGCTCCAGCAGGCCAAAGACACACCCGCCATCCTGAGCGAGACCGCGCTGCAAATGCTCAAGCTGCTGGACCGGAGCATCATCATCTATGAGGTTGAGGGCGATGGACTGTCGGAGCCGCTCGTGTACAGCAAGGATGGGAGTGCAGTGAATAACGAAAAGGATAGGCTGGAAGCGGAGCGCGAGGTAGCGGAATGGGTGCTGCGGAATAATAAAAGGGCTGGAGCGTCTACCGATACCTTCTCGGCGGCCCAATGTCTGTATCATGCGGTGCGAAGCGGCGATACGGTCTTTGCCGTGGCAGGAATTGTGATGCAGCAGGAAGAGCCGCTGGAGGTGTTCGAGTCGAGTCTGATGATTGCTATGCTAGGTGAATGCGCCCTCGCTCTGGAGAAAGACAAGCTGAACGAGCTGCAAAAGGAAAGCTCCCTGCAAATCCGGCAGGAGCAGCTGCGCGCCAATCTGCTGCGCGGCATCTCGCATGATCTGCGCACGCCGCTTACCAGTATTTCCGGCAATGCGGGCATTCTGATCGGCAACTCGGCGGTGCTGAGCGAGGAGCAGAAGCAGGAGTTATACAGCGATATCTATGACGATTCGATCTGGCTGATCAATCTGGTGGAGAATCTGCTGTCGATTACCCGGATTGACAATGGGGCGCTTCATTTGAATTTTCAGGCGGAGCTGCTGGAGGAAGTGATCGCGGAAGCGCTGCTGCATGTGAACCGCAACAAGGAGGATCATGTGATCCGGGTGGTGCTCGAAGAGGAGCTGCTGATGGCCAGGATGGATTCACGGCTGATCATTCAGGTGATCATCAACCTGGTGGATAATGCGATTAAGTATAGCGGGTCTGGTTCACATATTACCCTATCCGCCAGACAGGAGCAGGGGCTTGTTGTAGTCGAGGTCGCTGACGACGGGCCGGGAATATCCCCGGAAGCGAAGTCCAAGGTCTTCGAAATGTTCTATACGGCGGATAACGTGCGGGGAGACGGCAGGCGCGGTCTGGGCCTGGGCCTTGCGCTCTGCAAATCAATTATTCATGCCCATGGCGGGCATATTGAAGTACAAGATCATGCACCGCAGGGAACGGTCTTCCGCTTCACCCTGCTGGCAGAGGAGGTGAATGTCCATGAATAAACCCATGATTCTGGTCGTTGAAGACGACAAGCCGATCCGCAAGTTGATTACCACAACCCTGGAGACTCAGGGCTATAAATACCATACCGCAGAGACAGGGGAGGCATCCATCCTGGAGGCGGTATCCAGTCAGCCGGATCTGATGATCCTGGACCTTGGTCTGCCCGATATGGACGGTGTGGATATTATCCGGAAAATCCGGGCCTGGTCGAACCTTCCGATCATCGTGGTCAGTGCCCGCAGTGAGGACCGCGACAAGATCGAAGCGCTGGATGCCGGAGCCGATGATTATCTGACCAAGCCCTTCAGCGTGGAGGAGCTGCTCGCCCGGCTGCGGGTCAGTCTGCGGCGAATCCGGGGGGACGGCGAGAAGCTGATGAAGGATTCAGCCTTTTTTGCGAACGGAAATCTGCGGATTGACTATGCGGCGGGCTGTGTCTGGCTGGAGGGTGATGAGATCCACCTGACGCCGATTGAGTATAAGCTGCTGTGTCTGCTGGCGAAGAATGTCGGCAAGGTCCTGACCCATAATTATATCCTGCATGAAATCTGGGGCAGTCCTACCTATGATATTCCCGCGCTCCGTGTATTCATGGCTACGCTCCGCAAGAAGATTGAGCGCAGCCCTTCCCAGCCCAAGGTGATCCAGACCCATATAGGTGTGGGCTACCGGATGCTGCAAGCGGGAGACGATAGCAGAGTGATTTGAACCTGTTTACGGAATCCGTATAGCACGTTTCATAGTGTTCCTAACCATGCCTGAGCAGGCATGGTTTTTTTGCCGTTCCGGGGGATGCTGCAAGAGCGGCTGGAGCGGCGTGCCGGCGGTATTTTAACGTAATCTTAATCTGCTGAAGCAAACCCTAATCCTGAACTAATGGCGGGAGTGGTACGCTGAATTCTGAAGTTAACCTACTGGAGAGAAGGCTTGGAGATGGATGTGTGGGTGAGGAATATCGGATGGGTGAGCGTGCTGACGGCGCTGCTGGTGCTGATCAAGCGGCATTATGACCGGATCTGTCTGCTGCAAGAGTGCACCTATGAGAATAGCGGGGTGTATGCTGCTGCGGCCCGTTTTGCCGGCGGGGCTTCGGCCCGTGAGGTCAGTGAGCTGCTGGTGATCAGCTTCGAGTTCGATCGTCAGGAGACGGAAGTAATCCTTGCCTGGGCGCTGCCGCACCGGATGGAGGCGGACGGGGGTTATGGTGCTTTTATCGGGGCAGTCAACAGGGTGCTGGGTGAAGAGATTTACCATCCCTCCTAAGTCTTAATACAATCTTTATGCGCCTGAGGAAACCCTTACCCTGAACTAATGGGAGAAATGATACGCTAGACCGGAAGTTACAAGAGAGAGATTACCATAAGGTGAGGAGTGGCAAAGACGATGATGGATGTGTATATGATGGCAATGCTGGCAGCAATATTCACCGTGTTCTACGCGTTTGTACAATGGTGCAGCCGTGTGACCGATGAGCAAGGGGGGACGGAGTAATGGCGGTTGTCCTCGCAGCTACTGCACTGCTGTTTCTGTATTTGGGCTATGCTTTGATTCATCCTGAGAAATTCTAACTACTAAGGAGGGCCATCCGTGGGGATTGTACAGATTCTAGTCGTCATCTTAATACTCGTACTGCTGGTGAAGCCGGTGGGCACTTATCTATATCATGTATTCTCGAATGAACCGAACCGGACAGACCGGGTGTTCGGCGCAGCGGAGAAGGGGATTTATCGTCTGATCGGGCTGAAGCAGCGGGGCGGGATGTCCTGGAAGAAATATGCGCTCAGCTTCATCGTAACGAACATTGTACTGGTGGTATTCAGTTATCTCTTTCTGCGGCTGCAAAAGGGGCTTCCGCTCAACCCGGGCGGGATTGGCAATATGGAAGAGACCCTAACCTTCAACACGGTGATCAGCTTCATGACCAACACGAATCTGCAGCATTACAGCGGGGAGACGGGCGTATCCTACTTCTCTCAGATGGCGGTCATGACGATGCTGATGTTCACCTCGGCTGCCAGCGGCTTCTCGGTCGCGGTTGCTTTTGTCAGAGGGATTACAGGCCGCCGCTCGGTGGGGAACTTCTTCGAGGACTTCGTCAAAGCGCATATCCGGATCTTCATTCCGCTGGCACTGCTTGTAACAATGGCGCTTGTAGCTCTTCATGTGCCGCAAACCCTGAAACCTACGCTGGAAGTGAACACGCTCGAAGGGCAGACCCAGCAGATTGCGATCGGTCCGGTGGCCTCCCTGGAGTCCATTAAGCACATCGGCACGAACGGCGGGGGCTTCTTCGGAGCCAACGCTGCGCATCCATTTGAGAATCCGGGACCGCTGAGCAATGTGCTGGAGATCCTCTCCATGTGGCTGCTGCCCGCATCTCTGCCGTATATGTACGGGAAGTTCGCCGGGAACAAGCGGCAGGGCTGGATGATTTTTGGCGCGATGATGACGCTGTTCGTGGTATTGCTCGGAGTGAATTACGCTGCGGAAAGTGCAGGCAACCCGGCGATTAACGCCATGGGCATAGACGCTTCACAGGGCAGCATGGAGGGCAAAGAGGTCCGGTTCGGCATCGCACAGTCGGCGCTGTTCACCACCGTTACAACGGCGGCCACCACCGGCAGTGTGAACAATATGCATGATACGCTGACGCCGCTCGGCAGTATTACCCCGCTGACCCTCATGATGCTGAATAACGTGTTCGGCGGCAAAGGTGTCGGGCTGATCAATATGCTCATGTATGCGATCCTCGGCGTGTTCCTCTGCGGGCTGATGGTGGGCCGGACGCCGGAGTTCCTGGGCCGCAAAATTGAACCACGGGAGATGAAGCTGATCGCCATCGCGATTCTGATTCATCCGCTGATTATACTGGTGCCGACGGCTGCTGCTTTTCTGACGGAGCTCGGTAAAGGCAGTATCAGTAACCCCGGCTTCCACGGAATGACCCAGGTGCTGTATGAATACGTATCGGCTGCGGCCAATAACGGCTCAGGCTTCGAAGGGCTGGCGGATAATACCTCCTTCTGGAATATCACCACCGGGGTTGTCATGCTGCTGGGCCGGTATGTCTCGATGATCGCCATGCTGGCGGTGGCCGGTTCCCTGCTGCGCAAGAAGCCGGTGCCTGAGACCATTGGAACCTTCCGCACAGACAACGGCCTGTTCACTGGCATCCTGATTGGTACGGTGCTGATTATCGGCGCGCTGACCTTCCTGCCGGTGATTGTCCTCGGTCCGGTTGCTGAATATTTGACTTTACGGTAGGGAGAGGGAGAGAAGAGAATGAGTACTGTACACAAAAAGAAGCTGCTGACGGGTCCCATCCTGCTAAGTGCTGCCAAGGATAGTCTGGTGAAGCTGAACCCGGTGACGTTAATGAAGAATCCGGTCATGTTCGTCGTGGAGGTTGGGACGGTTATCGTCTTGCTCATGGTGCTTGCGCCCGGGTATTTCCATGCGGAGCATGCGGTGGGCTTCAATATAACCGTGTTCTTCATCCTGCTGTTTACCGTGCTGTTCGCTAACTTCGCAGAAGCGCTGGCGGAGGGCCGGGGCAAGGCGCAAGCCGATTCGCTCAAAAAAACCAAGCAGGACATCACCGCCAATAAGCTGGCAGGACCCTCGGTCAAGCAGGTGCCGGCCTCTGAGCTGCGCAAAGGCGATATCGTAATCGTCAGCCAGGGCGAACTGATTCCCGGCGACGGGGAAGTGACCGAGGGGCTGGCTTCTGTGGACGAATCGGCCATCACCGGGGAGTCGGCTCCGGTCATTAAGGAAGCTGGAGGCGACTTCGGCTCCGTGACCGGCGGTACCCGCGTAGTCAGCGACCAGATCAAGGTGCGGATCACCAGTGATCCGGGGGAATCGTTCCTGGACCGGATGATCTCGCTGGTCGAAGGCGCGAAGCGCCAGAAGACACCGAATGAGATTGCTCTGAACACGCTGCTGATCAGCCTCACGATTATTTTCCTGATTGTCGTCGTCACCCTGCGTCCCATCGCGGATTATATCGGGGTGAAGCTGGAGATTCCGGTCATGATCGCACTGCTCGTCTGCCTGATTCCGACCACCATCGGCGGGCTGCTGTCGGCCATCGGGATTGCGGGAATGGACCGGGTGACGCAGTTCAACGTCCTGGCGATGTCCGGGAAGGCGGTGGAAGCCGCCGGGGATATCAATACGATGATTCTGGATAAGACGGGGACGATTACCTTCGGGAACCGGATGGCCAGTGAGTTCGTTGCGGTAGGCGAAGCAACTGTAGCCGAGCTTGCGTCCTGGGCGGCGGTCAGCTCGCTGAAGGATGAGACGCCGGAAGGGCGCTCTGTCCTGGAGCTGGCGAAGAAGCTGGAACTCCAATATGACAGCAGCCTCGCGGACGGCGGGGAGTTCATTGAGTTCAAGGCAGAGAGCCGGATGAGCGGGATGGATCTGCGGGACGGGCGCTCAGTGCGTAAGGGAGCGGTCGATTCCGTGAAGAAGTGGGTGCTGTCCCGGGGCGGGGCCGTACCGTCCGATCTGGATACCAACTCGGATGCCATTGCACGGCTGGGCGGCACTCCGCTCGCGGTTGCCGTAGACAACCGGATTTATGGGCTGATCTATCTGAAGGATACGGTGAAGCCCGGGATGAAGGAGCGCTTCGACGAGCTGCGCAGCATGGGGATCAAGACGATCATGTGTACCGGGGACAACCCGCTGACCGCCGCTACGATT is a window encoding:
- the kdpB gene encoding potassium-transporting ATPase subunit KdpB, encoding MSTVHKKKLLTGPILLSAAKDSLVKLNPVTLMKNPVMFVVEVGTVIVLLMVLAPGYFHAEHAVGFNITVFFILLFTVLFANFAEALAEGRGKAQADSLKKTKQDITANKLAGPSVKQVPASELRKGDIVIVSQGELIPGDGEVTEGLASVDESAITGESAPVIKEAGGDFGSVTGGTRVVSDQIKVRITSDPGESFLDRMISLVEGAKRQKTPNEIALNTLLISLTIIFLIVVVTLRPIADYIGVKLEIPVMIALLVCLIPTTIGGLLSAIGIAGMDRVTQFNVLAMSGKAVEAAGDINTMILDKTGTITFGNRMASEFVAVGEATVAELASWAAVSSLKDETPEGRSVLELAKKLELQYDSSLADGGEFIEFKAESRMSGMDLRDGRSVRKGAVDSVKKWVLSRGGAVPSDLDTNSDAIARLGGTPLAVAVDNRIYGLIYLKDTVKPGMKERFDELRSMGIKTIMCTGDNPLTAATIAREAGVDDFIAESTPEDKIAVIRREQNEGKLVAMTGDGTNDAPALAQADVGLAMNSGTTAAKEAANMVDLDSDPSKIIEVVAIGKQLLMTRGALTTFSIANDIAKYFAIIPAMFTLAIPEMEALNVMGLGSPSSAIISALIFNAIIIPLLIPLAMRGVSYKPMSSSRLLTRNIVIYGLGGVAVPFAGIKLIDMIVSIWI
- a CDS encoding sensor histidine kinase KdpD, translated to MIGENTAKKQRGRLRIFFSYVPGAGKTRAMLEAARAEQKNGQQVLAGYMVAHDTADIAELINGLELLPPLDIPVNGTTLREFDLDQAIGRRPDLIVLDELAHINAPEVRHKRRYQDVEELLRAGIDVYTSVSIEQLESMTDVVASMTGMPVTARIPDSVFDRADQVEFIDISPDIWLKRLHEGLIFSTELLRQEAGDLYTPQKLSALREMALRYRADQFKRFEGRLGERAVEASLYSREHILVCLSSAISNKKVIRTAARMAEALQGEFTALYVETSRTKELTARNKSELRENLRLAEQLGAQVATVYGEDVPGQIAEYAKTSRVSKIILGRSQNRSHWPAASNFIDKLTAAAPNIDMYIIPDQESALQSKIPQYARPPLLSLADTGKTLGILLVCTIIGLWFKVLGFSEANIITVYILGVLLDAMVTKGRLYSAVTSILSVLVFNYFFTEPYFSLQAYDSGYPVTFLVMLAASFITSTLTLRVKEQARESAQKAYRTEVLLETSRKLQQAKDTPAILSETALQMLKLLDRSIIIYEVEGDGLSEPLVYSKDGSAVNNEKDRLEAEREVAEWVLRNNKRAGASTDTFSAAQCLYHAVRSGDTVFAVAGIVMQQEEPLEVFESSLMIAMLGECALALEKDKLNELQKESSLQIRQEQLRANLLRGISHDLRTPLTSISGNAGILIGNSAVLSEEQKQELYSDIYDDSIWLINLVENLLSITRIDNGALHLNFQAELLEEVIAEALLHVNRNKEDHVIRVVLEEELLMARMDSRLIIQVIINLVDNAIKYSGSGSHITLSARQEQGLVVVEVADDGPGISPEAKSKVFEMFYTADNVRGDGRRGLGLGLALCKSIIHAHGGHIEVQDHAPQGTVFRFTLLAEEVNVHE
- the kdpA gene encoding potassium-transporting ATPase subunit KdpA, producing the protein MGIVQILVVILILVLLVKPVGTYLYHVFSNEPNRTDRVFGAAEKGIYRLIGLKQRGGMSWKKYALSFIVTNIVLVVFSYLFLRLQKGLPLNPGGIGNMEETLTFNTVISFMTNTNLQHYSGETGVSYFSQMAVMTMLMFTSAASGFSVAVAFVRGITGRRSVGNFFEDFVKAHIRIFIPLALLVTMALVALHVPQTLKPTLEVNTLEGQTQQIAIGPVASLESIKHIGTNGGGFFGANAAHPFENPGPLSNVLEILSMWLLPASLPYMYGKFAGNKRQGWMIFGAMMTLFVVLLGVNYAAESAGNPAINAMGIDASQGSMEGKEVRFGIAQSALFTTVTTAATTGSVNNMHDTLTPLGSITPLTLMMLNNVFGGKGVGLINMLMYAILGVFLCGLMVGRTPEFLGRKIEPREMKLIAIAILIHPLIILVPTAAAFLTELGKGSISNPGFHGMTQVLYEYVSAAANNGSGFEGLADNTSFWNITTGVVMLLGRYVSMIAMLAVAGSLLRKKPVPETIGTFRTDNGLFTGILIGTVLIIGALTFLPVIVLGPVAEYLTLR
- a CDS encoding response regulator transcription factor, with the translated sequence MNKPMILVVEDDKPIRKLITTTLETQGYKYHTAETGEASILEAVSSQPDLMILDLGLPDMDGVDIIRKIRAWSNLPIIVVSARSEDRDKIEALDAGADDYLTKPFSVEELLARLRVSLRRIRGDGEKLMKDSAFFANGNLRIDYAAGCVWLEGDEIHLTPIEYKLLCLLAKNVGKVLTHNYILHEIWGSPTYDIPALRVFMATLRKKIERSPSQPKVIQTHIGVGYRMLQAGDDSRVI